The Thomasclavelia ramosa DSM 1402 genome includes a region encoding these proteins:
- a CDS encoding sporulation protein Cse60 translates to MKVKIIEKTHELDLEDEINDFLEKKNPKILSLHYQVAMTFSSELEYSFSCLIEYEDK, encoded by the coding sequence ATGAAAGTAAAAATTATTGAAAAAACACACGAGTTAGATTTAGAAGATGAAATTAATGATTTTTTGGAAAAGAAAAATCCTAAAATTTTATCGCTGCATTATCAAGTGGCAATGACTTTTTCAAGTGAATTAGAATATAGTTTTAGCTGTTTGATTGAGTACGAGGATAAATAA
- a CDS encoding DUF1540 domain-containing protein, producing the protein MAKGVCCHVDTCVYNHDCNCEAKEITVCNCKCHEAKDIQETACETFKCK; encoded by the coding sequence ATGGCTAAAGGTGTATGTTGTCACGTTGATACTTGTGTTTACAATCATGATTGTAATTGTGAGGCAAAAGAAATTACAGTTTGTAATTGTAAATGTCACGAAGCGAAAGATATTCAAGAAACAGCTTGTGAAACTTTTAAATGTAAATAG
- a CDS encoding pseudouridine synthase, translated as MVMRLDKLLANYGIGTRKEVKSLIRKGFVKVNGMIIKKDDFKVDHEIDEIVFDDELIEYRPYVYIMLNKPAGYISATKDNLHPTVLELIEGYENYDLFPVGRLDLDTEGLLLITNDGDFSHKLLAPSRNHSKIYFANIAGVMDEQDIQAFKDGIILNTGYHCKPANLEIINKNNDSCDVRIEIFEGKFHQVKKMVEVCGKEVIYLKRLSIRNLELDRSLSLGDFRELSNEELVDLMEDL; from the coding sequence ATGGTAATGCGACTTGATAAATTGCTTGCAAACTATGGGATTGGTACTAGAAAAGAAGTAAAATCACTGATTCGAAAAGGTTTTGTAAAAGTAAATGGAATGATTATAAAGAAAGATGATTTTAAAGTTGATCATGAAATTGATGAAATAGTATTTGATGATGAGTTGATTGAATACCGGCCATATGTCTATATAATGCTGAATAAGCCAGCGGGATATATTAGTGCAACTAAAGACAATCTTCATCCTACAGTATTAGAACTGATTGAGGGCTATGAAAATTATGATTTATTTCCTGTCGGCCGCTTGGATTTAGATACAGAAGGACTATTGTTAATTACTAATGATGGTGATTTTAGTCATAAATTATTAGCCCCTAGTCGAAATCATTCAAAAATATATTTTGCAAATATTGCGGGAGTTATGGATGAACAAGATATTCAGGCATTTAAAGATGGGATTATTTTAAATACTGGCTATCACTGTAAACCTGCCAACCTAGAAATTATTAATAAAAACAATGATAGTTGTGATGTTAGAATTGAAATATTTGAAGGAAAGTTTCATCAAGTAAAAAAGATGGTTGAGGTTTGTGGTAAAGAGGTAATATATTTAAAACGCTTATCGATCCGCAATCTTGAACTGGATAGGAGTTTATCATTGGGTGATTTTCGAGAATTATCTAATGAGGAATTAGTCGACTTGATGGAGGATTTATGA
- the trmB gene encoding tRNA (guanosine(46)-N7)-methyltransferase TrmB, with amino-acid sequence MRLRNNPKAYDIMKENKSFVILEPENCKNKWKDIFGNNHPIYIEIGMGKGDFIYENARQFPEINFVGIEKYPSVLAAAINKINAREEKVNNLRLMHYDAIELHQVFEKDEVDKIFLNFSDPWPKSKHAKRRLTSSKFLDVYKDILIDEGNIEFKSDNRGLFEYSIISLNQYPMDIEYISLDLHNSPESEINIMTEYERKFCEKGPIYKLVARYRKNG; translated from the coding sequence ATGCGTTTAAGAAATAATCCAAAAGCATATGATATTATGAAAGAAAATAAATCTTTTGTAATATTGGAGCCGGAAAATTGTAAAAATAAATGGAAAGATATTTTTGGAAATAATCATCCAATATATATTGAAATCGGGATGGGTAAAGGTGATTTTATTTATGAAAATGCTCGTCAATTTCCAGAAATAAATTTTGTTGGTATTGAAAAATACCCAAGTGTTTTAGCAGCAGCAATAAATAAGATAAATGCTCGTGAAGAAAAAGTAAATAATTTGCGTTTAATGCATTACGATGCAATTGAATTGCATCAAGTATTTGAAAAAGATGAAGTTGATAAAATATTCTTGAATTTTAGTGATCCTTGGCCTAAAAGTAAGCATGCTAAAAGACGACTTACATCAAGTAAATTTTTAGATGTATACAAGGATATTTTAATAGATGAAGGAAATATTGAATTTAAAAGTGATAATCGTGGACTGTTCGAATATTCGATTATTTCTTTAAACCAATATCCAATGGATATAGAGTACATTAGTTTAGATTTGCATAACAGTCCTGAAAGTGAAATCAATATTATGACTGAGTATGAGCGAAAATTTTGTGAGAAAGGGCCAATTTATAAATTGGTAGCAAGGTATCGTAAAAATGGATAA